The sequence GGGGAAGAGTATCATTGTAGGCTGTATGGACAATACCTTGCAGTGTTACTCAACTAAAGGGAAGAAGCTCTGGACTGTCTACCTCCCCAGCAACATACTCACTATGAGTCTGATGGATCACAAAGCGAGGGGTTTCAAGGCAGTCATGGTTGCACTAAGCAACGGTGAAGTCAGAATCTACAAGGAAAAGTATTTGGTCAATACTATCAAAATGTCTGATGCTGTAACAGCTTTGAAGTTTGGCCGCTTTGGTAGAGAAGACAGTGCCCTGATTCTAATCACAAAAGGTGGTGGACTGTTTGTGAAAATCCTCAAGAGAACAGCAACCTTTGAAGGGAAAGACTTGACTCCAGGCCCACCCCCTGCACAATCCATCAAGCTAAATGTCCCCAAGAAGACAAAACTCTTTGTTGATCAGACACTTCGTGAGAGGGACAGTGCTAGTGGCATGCACAGAACTTTCCAGCATGATCTTTATTTGTTGCGTCTGATGTCAGCAAGATCTTACGTCAGTGCTTTGCAGAAGAGTTTGAACCCCATCTCATCTTCAGCTACAGAACCTCTGAAGCTGTCAGCACAAGTCCAGGGCATTGGGCCAGCATTCAAACTGACAGTCAACCTTCAAAACATTTCGTCTAGTGTGCCATCATCAAAACTACTCATCACCTTTCAGTTTGATGATTCGTTGTATGCATTGTCAAAGCCATGCATTTTTGTTCCTCTGCTTGTTCCAGGGCTGATGTATGCTTACGAAACGCTTGTCGAATGCATCAGTGATAAGGGAATTTCAGATGTTATCAAAGTGTTTGTTTTGCATCAGGGAAACAGTATTCCTGTTATTACGGCTGTGATTAATATGCCAGTAAGTGAAGCACTGGTCATTGTATGAGACAGAGCGCTTAAATTGTAGAACGAGTTGATGCCATCATCTCAAATTTTAAGACAGTGTTGTGAAACCCAACCAATGAAATGTGTTGCTGTTGCAGCAATGGAGAGTTAATTTAAAATCAGCAATGACAAGGCCAAAATGCATAATTggttgagtgaggaaaataataataattataataattattattgtttctccCATGCAGCACTTTTTTTGGCATATTTCTGTACCAAAGAATGAAGGTCTGACAATAATCTGAACTATCAGAATAAAATCTTTCATAGACTGAtttggctaactcaatgttgtacccaattcaaatctctcaGGGTTAATGTTCTTTGCGTGTTGGATTTACATGATAatgtagcattcacatttaaatggcATGGAAATGCTTTGAGGAAAACGTCTTATTTCCAAAGGagttgaattgggtacaacattgactGAGCCAAATCGCTCTATTTTCTGACATTACCTCTGACATTACCTGGAAACCATTCATGCTAATAAAAAGAAAGGACACCTCATCTACATGGCCTCATCACAAAGCACTAAACCTACAGCAAattctattttgaagtgacaGTTTCATTGCAATAGCTGTTGCAGCTTCTTAAACTTGCAACTGTTTGGCATTGCAGCtgttttagttgtttttaaatCTAAGTTCTTGAGATACATATTTCAGTCTTCATTCAGTTCTGGTATTGAGCCAATCACATTATACACTGTTCCATATGAGATCTAGAGCTCCTTCATCCTTCAGTGAAACAAGCAATCAAATCGAATACATGTACATATTAAGTGTTGTAAGAAAATTAGACGAAGGCATGAAACAATAAGAGGTTCATAATTTTAAGATCAAGTCACAGGCCATTTTTGCCGCAGCTATGAGCACAACAGAAAAAAACTTACATTTATGTTAACAGTGACCTTTTTGCAGCAGCAAAGGAAAGGAAGGCAGACATGGGTAATTAAAAGAGAATATCTTGATATTGCCcatgtcataataattattaatctaaAGGCCTTTTTGCTCTAAGTCCCACCTATAAGCAGGGCTTGCATGGTTTATTATTGTTGCAAACGTTGTTTCCACGGTGTATtataattaaggacggtgcctactattgttactgcgcatacgtactgcgcatctccagatactcggatttcctatcgccaatggttactaatacagggatatttttgcacggtttaaaactatctggagaaagtagatcttagtaagtactcttggtatccaaaaagaaaattgggggtaaccatgcatttttgagagataattaagcttcaattttagaaagaacgccatacattgctttgtattttaaagttttttacagatattattcatgaattatctttgaaaaatgcgtggttacccccaattttctttttggatttcaataggacttgttaagatttacatttcctgcataatcacacaccggggaaaaaatatctttaattagtaggcaccgtccttaattttgTTGCAAACATTGTTGCCACTGAACACGGACTTTTTTATGCTGGGTTTCACAAATGCCACAGTTTCACTTACCATCAATAGTaatgtttactattttcaataaAAGGATGTGCAATTTATGAAATCATCAAAACTTTTTTCTGCCACAATGGAGTAGAATGATATTTATGGTCCTAGAAATGTGTTTGTCTGAGTCCATAAACTAACCTCCCTTAGATGAGTCCAAGAGTTGTTGAAGATGGCTTTTTAGTATAGATTTCTTTACGTTCTTAAGGCCTAGTATAAAAATAGTCTCTTTGTTAGAATGGCACAGGATCAACCAGCTGACTGATAAAAAAAGTGAGAATCTGGCTTCAGAGTATAAATTTGTTTGACATGAAGATAAAGGCTGATGAAATGAACTAAATGATATTTCACTTTCACATGCAGcacaaaaaagtgaaaaagaaacGAAAGGAAGTATTAAAGATTAAATACAATAATTCGTGGGTGACCCAATAGAGGGAATTCTGGAATTTTACGCTATGCCAAGACGCCCACAAAACGGCAGCCATGGTGGTGCACAAGATGTTCCTTCAAGGTTTTTTAATTCGCGAGAGACAACGGAGCTGGTAAAATACATGTGAACGCGCGCGAATCGCGAGGACACGCGACACGAAGAAAGTTTCGGCGCTTCCCTCGCACGTCTTTCGAGTCTCGCGCGTGTGTACATCTTTCGCCAAAGCGAGTTACTTACCGAGTCATTGTTTTCCCTCTCTTTCTGGGCTGAGAGCCTGGGGAGTACTTTTCCCGGTAACGTCGACAGCTGACATAGTGGACTTTTCAAGTGGTGTACTTGAACATGAAGTTATCACCATCTTATTCAAAATGGCGACTGGCGGTGCTTCAACGCAAGTGACAGAGGAAGACGCTACAGAATTACAATTTCCAAAAGGTTTGGTTGTCTTACACACTACTACAAGTAACAAACAAGGTTTTAAAGAAATCGAATCCATCGTTATCCGATCGTGCAAGTTTCttttaggaaaagaaaaaggaaagaaaaaaacctcGCCCTTAGTTCATTTTTACCGTTTACTGTAAAGTTGGTTATACTTGTGGGTTGAGAGTTTAGGagaataaagattattattgcAGGTCCATGTTTCTGATTAGAATTAGGTAAATTATTACCCTAATGCTGCCTCTATTAACCTTTTTGTTCTGGGTAGTTTAGGCACAGAATTAATGGACAGTAGTCACCTACTGCATTTGATGGGACATGCATCAAGTCAAGAGTTTATTGGTAATGGTATTGCATTAATATTTATATAGCAATGCCATTACCAATAAACTTGATAAATGAGATAAATCAAGTTGATTTATTTGTCAAGTCCCATTTACGTTAAGTTAAGATAATTCTTATTATTGAGCTGAGTTGCCTGAAGGTTCTTTGTCTTGAACCAATGTTTAGAGTTTGAAAGTGCAGAAACTCTGTTGAACTCAGAAGTTTACATGTTACTGGAACACAGAAAGACACAGAATGAAGGCACAGAGGAGGAACAAGAACTTTCAGAAGTGTTCATCAAAACCTTGAATTACACACAGAAGTTTAGCAGATATAAAAACAGAGAAACCATAGCACAAGTTCGAAGGTAAACAAGCCTTTCTTTTGATGGCACGTCGTTTCtcaaaagtttcagaagaagaaattgtggccattaataattattaaaacaacatttttttatccatctgatttggtaaatactaaaacaactatccccctcagcgTTGGTGAAGAGcgatggatatatacctcgatgcTTCGCATCTTggtgtatatccaccactattcacctccctttcgggggatagttgtatattataacAAAGTAGGTGGGTAACATGTTAGAATCTCCTTTCCTCTCAGCCAGTAACTCTAGTAATGAAGATTTCATAGTGAAGTTTTCAACTGATTTATTATCATTGTAATTATGAGATTCTCTCTAGCTCTCAATTCTTTCTGGGTATTCTATATCCCTTCTCAGCTCCCTCCCACAGCTCAGATCTGCAACACTTTTCTGAGAATAGGTGCTGTTCCCAACAAGTTATATACGGTTCATCTAGGTACTCCTGCCACTTATCAAAGTCTTTCGAGACTGTTCCGAGGGCCCCTATAACCTTTCCAACTGGCAACACCACAACTTCTACCTGGTGTATCCGCCATACTTAGGAGGCTAACTCCCGGTCCTGCGCAATCTTCCAAGTGTCCGTTATTGTAATATTGCGGTCATCGGGCACAGCTACATCAACCATTAGCCACTAGtacttttatcattattattattattgttattattattattattattattagaagtATTTAAGTTGGGCTTACTCCTTAGAGATGAAAGGTTAGTTTTGGAAGAAACTGTGCTGTCGTATTGGTGGGGAgttaaaacactaaaatttggtatcaattAAGTTGATAAGGATCACATTTTCACCttgaagagataacaaagctgatgttttgggCATTAGCCCTTTTTCAGGGCATAAACTACTCGCCCAAAtatgctctgatgaagggctcgaAAGTGATCAAGTTTTTGATGTTCCAttgtcaattttattttagCTTACTTGGAAAGAAGAAACTTCACAAGTTTGAACTTGCCTGTTTGGCCAACTTATGCCCTGAAACGGCCGATGAAGCCAAGGCTTTGATACCAAGGTGAGTTTTTATGACCTTTTCTACCACATTTTAGGTTGCTCTAGTGTTCTTGAGGTTACCACATTTGCCTGCTGTGTGGAAGATTCAAATTTGCTTCCTGTTGGAGTGTTCAAATTTTCCTAACTT is a genomic window of Acropora muricata isolate sample 2 chromosome 8, ASM3666990v1, whole genome shotgun sequence containing:
- the LOC136926043 gene encoding DNA-directed RNA polymerase II subunit RPB4-like gives rise to the protein MATGGASTQVTEEDATELQFPKEFESAETLLNSEVYMLLEHRKTQNEGTEEEQELSEVFIKTLNYTQKFSRYKNRETIAQVRSLLGKKKLHKFELACLANLCPETADEAKALIPSLEGRFDDDDLQQFLDDIQTHRSFQY